Genomic window (Candidatus Nitrosocosmicus franklandus):
ATCCTATCAAAACAATACCCCATCCAACAAGAAGCCAACCGGCCTTTCCTATCGCATGTTTTCTGTTTCTGGCGCGGATAGAATTTGCCAAACCTAATAACAAGCCTAGTGTAGCCATAGCCAATCCTATGTATCCACTAACAAGTAACAGCTTTCTTAATCCATCAGAAGAAAGAGGATCCAATAACAACGATCCCTCAGTCGGTGCATTAATACCAATGCTGTTGAGGAATGGGAAAAATACGAGTTCATTCAATCGGAATCCAAAATACAAGTCGTAATTGAATCCCAATATCATTGCTATAATACAGCCAGGAATTATGGCTTTTGCTATTTTTACCATTTGACTTGGTAAAAGAATTGTTTTTCCGAAATTTCTGAAAAATTTAGGAGCTATTGTAAAATTTTTCTTCCCTTTCTCAATTCGCCTGATAACCCACAAAGAAACTAATAAGATTGTTAAACCATAACCAAAATCACCTAGCATCATTCCATAGAAGATAGGAAAGGCTATGGCGAAAATCAGTGTAGGATCAAATTCATTGCCTTGGGGTAAAGAGTAAAATCTCACGAATGACTCATACACCCTAGATCTTTTCGGGTTCTTTTGGAGCGTAGGTGGAATCTCATCAGTTTTTATTAAAAACAATAATGTACCTTCCGTATGCTCGTTGAAGAAATTCCTGGTCATTGGTATCCTGTTCGTAGGGATCCAACCCTCTAGTGAAAATGAATCTGCTGTAACCCCTAAATCATCGATTACCTCAAGTTTCTTGTTTTCGATTTCAAGTTGTTCTTCTAAACCTTTAAGAAGTGAATAATATTCTTTAGAAATAACTGACAATTTATTATCTAATTCTTGAAGGCCGTGATTAATTTCTTGTAATTTTGCTCTTTGATTAGTTAAAGCATCAGGTATATTGCCCTTTAGTTTAGGAACCGCCTCAAGGTGCACATTAAATAGATTAACGATTGAAGCTAATGCATTTGAAGGAAAATGCGGTAACACCACAAGAACGAATCTAGTCATCTTTGAATCACTTTTTGAGTACAGGATTATATCTTGATTATTTGATTCCAATTTCTTTTTTAATTCTTGGTATTTTTCACTCTTAACTTTGCCAAAAAACGATAGCGTAGAGCTTAGATGAAGGAGTTCAAGATCGTCTGGGAAAAAAGAATATTCTTCAAGCAATTTGATGTTATTTTCAATCTCTTTTAATTCAGTAAGTAATTTCTCCTTTTTACGTTCGATGGAAGCGATATCGTTATCAATTTTGATACTTTCTAGAGACTCGAACAAATCGTCAATTGTATTGAACTGAGTTTTGCTTATATTTGGTGTACTAGGTAGTGCATTAATCAGACCACGTATCCTCAATAATTGTTCAGAGATTTTCTTGTGAACCTTGCCTTCTTTTTCTGTATACATGTATGGAATTGCGTCCTTTGACAAAGGCTCTATTTGTATCGTATTCATTTCTTGGAGAATCGTTACTATTTTTTCTCTGTATTTTTTGAGTCCTAATATAGCTATTTTGCTCATATGTTCTGGCTGCAACAACGCCAATTATCTC
Coding sequences:
- a CDS encoding V-type ATP synthase subunit I yields the protein MSKIAILGLKKYREKIVTILQEMNTIQIEPLSKDAIPYMYTEKEGKVHKKISEQLLRIRGLINALPSTPNISKTQFNTIDDLFESLESIKIDNDIASIERKKEKLLTELKEIENNIKLLEEYSFFPDDLELLHLSSTLSFFGKVKSEKYQELKKKLESNNQDIILYSKSDSKMTRFVLVVLPHFPSNALASIVNLFNVHLEAVPKLKGNIPDALTNQRAKLQEINHGLQELDNKLSVISKEYYSLLKGLEEQLEIENKKLEVIDDLGVTADSFSLEGWIPTNRIPMTRNFFNEHTEGTLLFLIKTDEIPPTLQKNPKRSRVYESFVRFYSLPQGNEFDPTLIFAIAFPIFYGMMLGDFGYGLTILLVSLWVIRRIEKGKKNFTIAPKFFRNFGKTILLPSQMVKIAKAIIPGCIIAMILGFNYDLYFGFRLNELVFFPFLNSIGINAPTEGSLLLDPLSSDGLRKLLLVSGYIGLAMATLGLLLGLANSIRARNRKHAIGKAGWLLVGWGIVLIGLALIGKQSLDPMTNMAALVYFVILFAGIGLLFVGEGVRSLMELPSIISHILSFTRIIGILMASVILADVIDYVFLRVIDNGFVWAIIGVVILFVGHLSNTILGVFEPGIQASRLMYVEFFSKFYHGSGRMFKPFGIRRRYTKYQYQSPPTAT